In one Bradyrhizobium cosmicum genomic region, the following are encoded:
- a CDS encoding DUF1491 family protein — protein MRLKSNIWVSAYLRRCQTEGVYGAVRRRGAEEAGAVFVKVALLDGSAMLYVPAPQTSYDDGRPIDRFFVPLTPQPMPEPEVEERLTKEVRFDPDAWIVETEDRAGRHFLDLAKT, from the coding sequence ATGCGCCTGAAGTCGAACATCTGGGTCTCAGCCTATCTGCGCCGGTGCCAGACCGAGGGCGTCTACGGTGCCGTGCGCCGCCGCGGCGCAGAGGAGGCGGGGGCGGTGTTCGTGAAGGTGGCGCTGCTCGACGGCAGTGCGATGCTCTACGTGCCGGCGCCCCAGACCTCCTATGACGACGGCCGGCCGATCGATCGCTTCTTCGTGCCGCTGACCCCGCAGCCGATGCCGGAGCCCGAGGTCGAGGAGCGTCTGACCAAGGAGGTCCGCTTCGATCCCGACGCCTGGATCGTCGAGACCGAAGACCGCGCGGGGCGTCACTTCCTCGACCTTGCGAAGACCTAG
- a CDS encoding TonB-dependent siderophore receptor, with protein MQGYLATTSGTGTKTDTPLNLTAQSISVVSAERVRDQGVSNIQETLRYVPGVFAEPGGVDSRNDYFKIRGQDPNVYLDGTRVNNRNNFNEWRVDPYMLERIEVFRGPASVLYGDTSTAGLVNLISKRPRAEQASEIGVSFDNFGRKQVQTDSTGKVTKDGEWLYRFVGLFRDSGTQVDFVPDNRLLLAPSLTWRPTTNTSWTVLGVYQKDKTGTTNGFLPREGTLTPGINGYIPRNRFVGDPNNDVYQTETGAISSLLEHSFNDAVKFTQNLRYAHVDGVYKSVYANFYGDPFLDASRRTVSRYANSQAVSNDNFTADNNLQIKALTGALEHKVLFGVDYRDFYARSSVAPFASDATPFDLYAPVYTSVALPDLERLANARQNQTGLYAQDQMRYGPWLATLGVRQDYASTRYPGSDSDRSATTGRASLMYETPFGFNPYVVWAQSFNPVWFSPTYGGAGCYGGPCKDQRGEIYEVGFKYTPMQGLAINGAIYDTVERNRLATSPDPALSSQIGQVRIRGAEIEVIGKVTPDLDIIGSYSYINAKVEKGDNVGKTVEGVPANQASLWGKYRLSALGLRDVTVGAGVRYIGESYEETNTYTIPSYTLFDMMIAYDPGKYRLQLNVSNVGDERYVAACYARGDCYYGQGRTILGTATARF; from the coding sequence GTGCAGGGCTATCTCGCGACGACGAGCGGCACGGGCACCAAGACCGACACGCCGCTGAATCTGACCGCACAGTCGATTTCGGTCGTCAGCGCCGAGCGCGTGCGGGATCAGGGCGTCAGCAACATCCAGGAAACCCTGCGCTACGTGCCCGGCGTCTTCGCCGAGCCGGGCGGCGTCGATTCGCGCAATGATTATTTCAAGATCCGCGGTCAGGACCCGAACGTCTATCTCGACGGCACGCGGGTGAACAACCGCAACAATTTCAACGAATGGCGCGTCGATCCCTACATGCTCGAACGCATCGAGGTGTTCCGCGGGCCCGCATCGGTGCTCTATGGCGACACGTCGACGGCTGGTCTAGTCAACCTGATCTCGAAGCGTCCGCGCGCGGAGCAAGCCAGCGAGATCGGCGTGTCCTTTGACAATTTCGGCCGCAAGCAGGTCCAGACGGACTCGACCGGCAAGGTGACCAAGGACGGCGAATGGCTCTATCGCTTTGTCGGCCTGTTCCGCGACAGCGGCACCCAGGTCGATTTCGTTCCCGACAACCGCCTTCTGCTGGCGCCGTCGTTGACCTGGCGGCCGACCACGAACACGAGCTGGACGGTGCTCGGCGTCTACCAGAAGGACAAGACCGGCACCACCAACGGCTTCCTGCCGCGCGAAGGCACGCTGACGCCGGGCATCAACGGCTACATCCCGCGCAACCGTTTCGTCGGCGATCCCAACAACGACGTCTACCAGACCGAGACCGGCGCGATCAGCAGCTTGCTCGAGCACAGTTTCAACGACGCGGTGAAGTTCACGCAGAACCTGCGCTATGCTCATGTCGACGGCGTCTATAAGAGCGTCTATGCGAATTTCTACGGCGACCCGTTCCTCGATGCCTCCAGGCGCACGGTGAGCCGCTACGCCAACAGCCAGGCCGTCTCCAACGACAACTTCACCGCCGACAACAATCTCCAGATCAAGGCGCTCACCGGTGCGCTCGAGCACAAGGTGCTGTTCGGCGTCGATTATCGCGACTTCTATGCGCGTTCGTCCGTCGCCCCCTTCGCCTCCGACGCGACGCCGTTCGACCTTTATGCGCCGGTCTACACCAGCGTTGCACTGCCTGATCTGGAGCGGCTTGCAAACGCGCGCCAGAATCAGACCGGTCTCTACGCCCAGGACCAGATGCGTTACGGCCCTTGGCTCGCGACGCTCGGCGTCCGGCAGGATTATGCCAGCACGCGCTATCCCGGATCGGACAGCGACAGGTCGGCGACGACGGGGCGCGCAAGCCTGATGTATGAAACGCCGTTCGGCTTCAATCCCTACGTGGTCTGGGCGCAGTCGTTCAACCCGGTGTGGTTCAGCCCCACCTATGGCGGCGCCGGCTGCTATGGTGGCCCCTGCAAGGACCAGCGTGGCGAGATCTATGAGGTCGGCTTCAAGTATACGCCGATGCAGGGTCTGGCGATCAACGGCGCGATCTACGACACCGTGGAAAGGAACCGGCTGGCGACGTCGCCCGATCCGGCACTATCGAGCCAGATCGGTCAGGTCCGCATCCGCGGCGCGGAGATCGAGGTCATCGGCAAGGTCACGCCCGATCTCGATATCATCGGCAGCTATTCCTACATCAACGCCAAGGTCGAAAAAGGCGACAATGTCGGCAAGACCGTCGAGGGCGTGCCCGCTAACCAGGCGTCGCTGTGGGGAAAGTACCGCCTGAGCGCGCTCGGCCTGCGCGACGTCACGGTCGGTGCCGGCGTGCGCTACATCGGCGAATCCTACGAGGAGACCAACACCTACACCATTCCGTCCTACACGCTGTTCGACATGATGATCGCCTACGATCCGGGCAAGTACAGGCTGCAGCTCAACGTCAGCAACGTCGGTGACGAGCGTTACGTGGCGGCCTGCTACGCGCGCGGCGATTGCTATTATGGACAGGGGCGGACCATCCTGGGGACGGCGACCGCCCGGTTCTAG
- a CDS encoding GFA family protein, with protein sequence MNDTNVRAGRCHCGAVRFEVTLSDGFKSIRRCTCSYCRMRGAVVAMAEMGGIKFLKGEDTLTTYRFHTGSAQHFFCSVCGIYTHHQRRSDTSLYAVNVACLDGISPFDFHEVPVMDGVNHTNDTGKPTRRAGTLRFIPADDISRRSKPDGSA encoded by the coding sequence ATGAACGACACGAACGTTCGGGCGGGCCGGTGCCATTGCGGCGCGGTGCGTTTCGAGGTGACGCTCAGCGACGGCTTCAAATCGATCCGTCGCTGCACCTGCTCCTACTGCCGCATGCGCGGCGCCGTCGTGGCGATGGCGGAGATGGGCGGGATCAAATTCCTGAAGGGAGAGGATACGCTGACGACGTACCGCTTCCATACCGGATCGGCGCAGCACTTCTTCTGCTCGGTCTGTGGAATCTACACCCATCATCAGCGGCGATCGGACACGTCGCTCTATGCCGTCAACGTCGCTTGCCTCGACGGGATCAGCCCGTTCGATTTCCACGAGGTTCCGGTCATGGACGGCGTCAATCACACTAACGACACCGGCAAGCCGACGCGCCGTGCCGGCACGCTCCGCTTCATCCCCGCCGACGATATTTCGCGGCGATCGAAGCCTGACGGTTCAGCCTAG
- a CDS encoding DUF2336 domain-containing protein: MTKSLFPGFDGLMSLSRREGVDVRPTLLRVLTDLYVQTRVHSDDEQRQFVELATRLIDQVDDATRAAVKARLAIYPSTPVPVLQKLGLVAAQEGRRVPLAREIPAPASAPSPARTPTDAELRMASNMAMQPKDAAEIHDMFFRADASQRALILQNLAQTPLKAAPRIPTVRAKRAIQILEMAAIAGDIENFTFELGDSLILPSRVAAQIVDDAGGEALAVAARALDMPSANFQRILLFFKPEIGNSVDAVYRLSRLYDRLSDRSALVMLAAWRGSTLAVTRAKYQSSLHDSERQRARAGAGQTRPAVQPGSAPGVRTGTDGSSDR; encoded by the coding sequence ATGACCAAGTCGCTGTTTCCCGGATTCGACGGGCTGATGAGCCTCTCCCGTCGCGAAGGCGTCGATGTTCGCCCGACGCTGCTGCGCGTGCTGACCGACCTCTATGTCCAGACGCGCGTCCACAGCGATGACGAACAGCGGCAATTCGTCGAGCTAGCCACGCGATTGATCGACCAGGTCGACGATGCGACGCGCGCGGCCGTCAAGGCGCGGCTTGCGATCTATCCCTCCACCCCCGTCCCGGTGCTGCAGAAGCTCGGGCTGGTCGCGGCCCAGGAAGGCCGCAGGGTTCCGCTGGCGCGCGAAATCCCCGCACCCGCATCCGCCCCCTCGCCGGCCCGTACGCCGACCGACGCGGAATTGCGCATGGCCTCGAATATGGCGATGCAGCCGAAGGACGCCGCCGAGATCCACGACATGTTCTTCCGCGCCGATGCGTCCCAGCGCGCGTTGATCCTGCAAAATCTGGCGCAGACCCCGCTGAAGGCCGCGCCGCGGATTCCGACCGTGCGCGCCAAGCGCGCGATCCAGATCCTGGAGATGGCGGCGATCGCGGGCGACATCGAGAACTTCACCTTCGAGCTCGGCGACAGCCTGATCCTGCCCTCGCGCGTCGCGGCGCAGATCGTCGACGATGCCGGCGGCGAGGCGCTCGCGGTCGCCGCGCGCGCGCTCGACATGCCGAGCGCCAACTTCCAGCGCATCCTGCTGTTCTTCAAGCCGGAGATCGGCAACTCGGTGGATGCGGTCTACCGGCTGTCGCGGCTCTACGATCGCCTCAGCGACCGTTCCGCGCTGGTGATGCTGGCGGCCTGGCGCGGCTCCACGCTCGCCGTCACGCGGGCAAAATACCAGTCGTCCCTGCACGACAGCGAACGCCAGCGCGCGCGTGCCGGCGCAGGCCAGACGCGGCCGGCCGTGCAGCCGGGCTCTGCGCCCGGGGTACGGACAGGCACCGACGGATCGTCGGATCGCTAG
- the arsC gene encoding arsenate reductase (glutaredoxin) (This arsenate reductase requires both glutathione and glutaredoxin to convert arsenate to arsenite, after which the efflux transporter formed by ArsA and ArsB can extrude the arsenite from the cell, providing resistance.), protein MSVTIYHNPDCGTSRNTLAMIRQSGVEPTVIEYLKTPPSRETLKQLIAAMGVPVRAVLREKGTPYKELGLADPKWTDDELLDFMMAHPILINRPIVVTDRGTLLCRPSEAVIDLLDAPVGRFVKEDGEVVEAR, encoded by the coding sequence ATGAGCGTGACGATCTATCACAACCCCGACTGCGGCACCTCGCGCAACACGCTGGCGATGATCCGGCAGAGCGGCGTCGAGCCCACCGTGATCGAATATCTCAAGACGCCGCCCTCGCGCGAAACGCTCAAGCAGCTGATCGCGGCGATGGGCGTCCCGGTTCGCGCAGTGCTGCGCGAGAAGGGAACGCCCTACAAGGAGCTCGGCCTAGCCGATCCCAAATGGACGGACGACGAGCTGCTCGACTTCATGATGGCACATCCCATCCTGATCAACCGGCCGATCGTGGTGACGGACAGAGGCACGCTATTGTGCCGCCCTTCCGAAGCCGTTATCGATCTGCTGGACGCCCCCGTCGGCCGGTTCGTGAAGGAGGACGGCGAAGTGGTCGAGGCGCGTTAG
- a CDS encoding peptidoglycan-binding domain-containing protein — translation MPKKSAKDQAAPRRRGAKAAAVDVETERNLVMRVLLHSPKDTLAGLVAVAAISAIVANALFLQTGRHPAPMFGTVINLPAPSSVPLSNPLPRPRPVGADTSPLEPKATEFRVEPKPAEKAPEKPVESTASTPRAGDPMTNLVKATTSTPPSVAVARPPAPIPVQQGPAARRIAGVQRALAEYGYGNLKVTGAMSGETQAAIQKFEREHKMQVTGQVSDRLLRELGAAIGHPVE, via the coding sequence GTGCCTAAGAAGTCTGCCAAGGACCAAGCCGCTCCGCGCCGTCGTGGCGCCAAGGCCGCGGCTGTCGACGTCGAGACCGAGCGCAACCTCGTGATGCGGGTGTTGCTGCACAGCCCCAAGGACACGCTGGCGGGCCTCGTCGCCGTCGCCGCGATCAGCGCGATCGTTGCCAATGCGCTGTTCCTGCAGACCGGCCGCCATCCCGCGCCGATGTTCGGCACCGTGATCAATCTTCCCGCGCCATCGTCGGTGCCGCTGTCCAACCCGTTGCCGCGTCCGCGCCCCGTCGGCGCCGATACCTCGCCGCTCGAGCCGAAGGCGACCGAGTTTCGTGTCGAGCCGAAACCGGCCGAGAAGGCGCCTGAAAAACCCGTTGAGTCGACCGCATCGACGCCGCGTGCGGGCGATCCCATGACCAATCTGGTCAAGGCCACGACCTCGACGCCGCCGTCCGTCGCTGTCGCGCGCCCGCCGGCGCCGATCCCGGTGCAACAGGGCCCGGCCGCGCGGCGCATCGCCGGCGTGCAGCGCGCGCTGGCAGAGTACGGCTATGGCAATTTGAAGGTCACGGGTGCGATGAGCGGCGAGACCCAGGCCGCCATCCAGAAGTTCGAGCGCGAGCACAAGATGCAGGTCACCGGCCAGGTGTCCGACCGCCTGTTGCGCGAACTCGGCGCCGCGATCGGCCATCCCGTCGAATAG